The window GGCCCAGCCGCGCACGTCGCGGTCCGAGTCCGGGTAGCCCTCTTCGCCGGCTACGGACGAGCAGCGGAGCAGCACCGGCGTGCGCTTGCCGACCTCACTGAGGAAGGCGGCCTTGGTCCATTCGGTGACATCGGCAGTCACCTCGAAATAGCCGAAGGCGCCGCCGCCCTTGACGTGGTACACGCGATCGGGAACACGCTCGCGGACGAAGTGGGCCAGCTTCGCGATCAGGTAGGAATCCTGCAGCAGGACGGGGCCGTTGGCTGCGACCGTGACCGAGAACTCGTCGCTGGCGACGGGACAACCGGAATCCGTGGTCGTGACTGGCAGTTCATCGCTCATCTCTTCATCCTCTGCTCGCGGTAGAGTCCTCGGCATGTCTGGTCAGACCCAGGACTCAGTTTCGCGAACCAGTTCCGTGGCCTCGGCTGCAGTCGCGTATCGGGTATATCGATACCGGTGATCTTCTCGCTCAGAATTGGTTCTCTCCTGCGCGTGGCCCATGGACGCGGGCGTGTCCAAGGATCCGATATCGGAGGTGCCGATTCAGGTAGGCGGTAAGCGCGGCGCTCACCATCAGTAAGGACATAACAGACAGCATTTCAGCATTGTCTGCGCCTGTCCTGTCATGCCAGCCACCCAACGTCCACCCGGGTGAACGGCCTATTAGGCGGTGTCCTACGTGGTGCGTTTGAGGAAGCGTTTGTAGCAGCAGAGGGCGGCGGCGAGGCCGAGAAGGGTCAGGTAGTTGCGGGGGGTAGCGTTCGTAGCGGTGGTTGAGTCTGCAGTAGCCCGTCAGCCAGGACATGGTCTGCTCAATCACCCGTCGCCGGGGTCCTGATCGTTCGCCGGACTCGATGCCTTTGCGGCGATGCGCGTTTTGGAACCCGGCTTGCGTCCTCGGGTTCAAGGATTCGTCGCAACACGTCTGTCAGCGAGCCGTGGGTGAGCAGATGGGTTCTGAGCCGGACCAGTTGGCTTCAATGACCCAGGCCGCGTGTTGGCTTCAATGACCCAGGCCGCGTGTGGTTATATCGCGACAGCGATGGCGATGGCGATGGCAACTAGTCAGCCCACCCACCGTCATCGGCTGTCCGGCGGCAGTGCGCGAGGTTGTATCGGCGCTGGGAACCCTGCATCGCGAGCAGGCCCATGGGGGCGACGTGGTAGCAGGCTAATCGGGTGACGGGCCTTAGCGGCTGCGCACTCACCTAGCCCTCACCGTCTGGTTCAACCCCTGACCCCTCCGATGCGCATTAGTGGCGGGAAGGTCGGTCCCGGTCATTCGAGCAGGTCAAAGCCTCGATGCCGGGTGATGGCGGACATCTACTCCACAGTGGCGGAATACGTTTCATGACAGATAGCAACGAAAATGGGCGTGCGGGACGACTGCGCGGGAGATTGAGTAGGCGTCGCCTTCTTCAAGGGACAGCGGGCACCTTCGGTGCCGCTCTGGCATCCGCCGGCATCTACGAGATGATCGACAGCTTTGCAAAACCACCGGACCGGGCCGCTGCCGCCGACAGCCCGCCCATCCAGGAACAATATCTCCTGCAGAACGAGCAGGTGGTCATGGTCAATGGCTCAGGCGTGAAGAGTAGCAATGGAACGATTGCGGTCCGGGTGCCGGCCCTGCACGATCATGTCATTACTGCAAGGCTGAATGTGCCGGCGAAAGCTAAGGCGTTGCAGGAGGCGCAGCACCACCTCGAGTCCGCCCTCCTGGGTCTGGAACGCCAATTTCCGCCCACTCCCACAGGAGTGGCCACTACGGTAGCCTGGGGGCTTTCCTACTTCCGCCACTACATCCCAACCCTGGGCAAGACGTCGGGTTTCTTCAAGGCGGGAACACCTTATCCGGCGTATCTGCCGGTCGATTTGATGACCTCCAAGAAGGAGGGCCATACCGTATATGCGCTGCAGGAGGCCAGGACGTTCCCCAGCGACCAGCCTCCGCCTGGGTTCGGGCCGGTCCGCTTGGAACAGAATGACGTGGCCGTACTACTCCGCAGTGACTCGCTCGCCAATATCAAGGCAGCCCAAAACGCCCTCTTCGGGTCTGGAAGCAGCCAGGCGGGCAGCCTGTTCAAGGTGACGAGTATCCGCCAGGGCTTCTCCGGGGGCGGTTTCTACGGACAACAGGGCCTGCCGAGCAAGCTGGCGCTGGCAGCTGATATCCCCGGTGCGCAGTCGATTCCTCGACAGGCGCAGGGCTTCCTCGGCTTCGCCACCACCCTGGACTCGAATATGGGACCCGGCAACATCGCCAATCTGGAGACCCTACCTGGCCTCACCAATCAGTGGCCCAACGGTTACTTCAAACAGGGGACGACCATGCATCTCTCGCACCTGTTTCAAGATCTGGTGACCTGGTACGAACAGAACTTCCCTCAGTACGCGGATCGCGTCCAGGCGATGCTCCAGCCCGGCCTTTCGCCCGCGCCCGCGCCGGGTACCCTTGCCCTCCAACCGCCAGGTCAAAGTGAGGCCGAAGTGGCGCAAGGGGTCCAGCGGTACCGCGCCTACGGCCACACTGGGAGCATGTCGAAGGTGGACAGCACCACATCAGCGACGACCAGCAATTACGGGAAGGCCTACCCCACGGGGACGACCATCCCCGTGCGCGGCGATTTCGACACGCTGGACAATCCATTCCACTACACATCCGATCCGACGGCAGACCACTACAGCAAGAAGCCAGCGGCCGGGTTGCACTTCATTTCGTTCCAGCCGACGATTGCATTCTTCAATCTCGTTCGGCTCTCGATGGACGGCCACTATCCCGATATGACCCTCCCTATCGCACCGCGCAGCCCCCACGCCGGCATCAACTCGGTCCTGCAAACGACCCACCGGCAGAATTATCTGGTTCCACCGCGTCGCCATCGCTCC is drawn from Streptomyces sp. NBC_01717 and contains these coding sequences:
- a CDS encoding DUF7405 family protein encodes the protein MIDSFAKPPDRAAAADSPPIQEQYLLQNEQVVMVNGSGVKSSNGTIAVRVPALHDHVITARLNVPAKAKALQEAQHHLESALLGLERQFPPTPTGVATTVAWGLSYFRHYIPTLGKTSGFFKAGTPYPAYLPVDLMTSKKEGHTVYALQEARTFPSDQPPPGFGPVRLEQNDVAVLLRSDSLANIKAAQNALFGSGSSQAGSLFKVTSIRQGFSGGGFYGQQGLPSKLALAADIPGAQSIPRQAQGFLGFATTLDSNMGPGNIANLETLPGLTNQWPNGYFKQGTTMHLSHLFQDLVTWYEQNFPQYADRVQAMLQPGLSPAPAPGTLALQPPGQSEAEVAQGVQRYRAYGHTGSMSKVDSTTSATTSNYGKAYPTGTTIPVRGDFDTLDNPFHYTSDPTADHYSKKPAAGLHFISFQPTIAFFNLVRLSMDGHYPDMTLPIAPRSPHAGINSVLQTTHRQNYLVPPRRHRSFPLAEFLA